The Phoenix dactylifera cultivar Barhee BC4 chromosome 12, palm_55x_up_171113_PBpolish2nd_filt_p, whole genome shotgun sequence genome has a window encoding:
- the LOC120112737 gene encoding probable mannose-1-phosphate guanylyltransferase 1 translates to MKALILVGGFGTRLRPLTLSVPKPLVDFANKPMILHQIEALKEVGVTEVILAINYQPEVMLNFLKDFESKLDIKITCSQETEPLGTAGPLALARDKLIDSSGEPFFVLNSDVINEYPFAELIQFHKAHGGDATIMVTKVDEPSKYGVVVMEEETGRVDRFVEKPKIFVGNKINAGIYLLNPSVLDRIELKPTSIEKEVFPKIAADQKLYAMVLPGFWMDIGQPRDYITGLRLYLDSLRKKSPYKLAAGRHIVGNVLVHESAVIGEGCLIGPDVAIGPGCIVESGVRLSRCTVMRGVRIKKHACISGSIIGWHSTVGQWARVENMTILGEDVHVCDEIYSNGGVVLPHKEIKSSILKPEIVM, encoded by the exons ATCGAAGCTTTGAAAGAGGTTGGAGTGACAGAAGTTATCCTGGCCATCAATTATCAGCCAGAG GTGATGCTTAACTTTTTAAAGGATTTTGAGAGCAAGCTTGATATCAAAATCACCTGCTCCCAAGAGACAGAGCCACTAGGAACAGCTGGTCCCCTGGCTCTAGCTAGAGACAAGCTAATAGACAGTTCCGGTGAACCCTTCTTTGTCCTCAACAGTGATGTCATCAATGAATATCCATTTGCTGAACTGATTCAGTTCCACAAAGCGCACGGAGGAGATGCTACAATTATGGTAACGAAG GTCGATGAGCCATCCAAGTATGGTGTTGTGGTTATGGAGGAGGAAACTGGAAGGGTAGATAGATTTGTAGAGaagccaaaaatatttgtgggcAACAAAATCAATGCTGGGATCTACTTGTTGAACCCATCTGTGTTAGACCGCATTGAACTGAAGCCCACCTCAATCGAGAAAGAAGTTTTCCCCAAAATTGCAGCAGATCAAAAGCTCTATGCCATGGTCCTGCCTGGTTTCTGGATGGATATAGGACAGCCAAGGGACTACATCACAGGCCTGAGGCTCTATCTGGATTCCCTTCGCAAGAAATCGCCCTATAAGTTGGCTGCTGGCCGACACATTGTGGGAAATGTTTTGGTGCATGAGAGTGCTGTGATTGGAGAGGGATGTCTGATTGGGCCTGATGTTGCAATTGGACCAGGGTGCATCGTGGAGTCCGGAGTAAGGCTGTCAAGATGCACGGTGATGCGAGGAGTTCGGATTAAGAAACATGCATGCATCTCTGGTAGCATCATTGGGTGGCACTCCACCGTTGGACAGTGGGCACGGGTTGAAAACATGACTATCCTTGGGGAGGATGTGCATGTGTGCGATGAGATATACAGCAATGGAGGTGTTGTGCTCCCTCACAAAGAGATCAAGTCTAGCATCCTAAAGCCCGAGATTGTCATGTGA
- the LOC103697520 gene encoding CASP-like protein 5B3, whose translation MKVVVGSPGTWTGLVLRIGQCAFAGASIGIMVSALGFSNYTAFCYLVASMGLQALWSLGLACLDIYALKIKRDLHNPVLVSLFVVGDWVTATLSLAAACSSAAVTVLFARDTGFCRSIPQFSCGKFEVSIALAFIAWLLIAISSLVMFWLLASV comes from the exons atgaaggTGGTGGTGGGGAGCCCAGGCACTTGGACTGGGTTGGTGCTGAGGATCGGGCAGTGTGCCTTCGCCGGCGCTTCGATTGGGATTATGGTCTCCGCTCTAGGGTTCTCCAACTATACCGCTTTCTG CTATTTGGTCGCTTCTATGGGATTACAAGCATTATGGAGCTTGGGACTTGCATGTCTTGATATCTATGCCTTAAAGATTAAAAGAGATCTGCATAATCCTGTGTTAGTAAGCTTGTTTGTGGTCGGTGACTGG GTAACAGCAACTCTATCACTTGCGGCAGCATGCTCTTCAGCAGCTGTAACAGTTTTATTTGCAAGAGATACAGGCTTCTGCAGATCAATTCCTCAATTCTCATGCGGCAAGTTTGAAGTCTCCATTGCATTGGCTTTTATCGCATGGCTGCTAATTGCCATATCATCCCTAGTGATGTTTTGGCTCCTGGCATCAGTTTGA